TGTTTTAGGGCGGTTGAGGAGCGTGATCACTTATTCACAACATGTTATTTTTTAGCTCCATTGTGGAGAAATTTTAGTAACTGGTGGGGTTTTAACACTTTGGTTCCAGTTGGAATAAATAATGTTGTTAACGATGCAAATTTTCAGCTGGGATCAGAGCAACTTAACTTAGCATGCTTGGCTTCGAGATATGTGTTGCTATGATCGATTTGGAAGTGGCGTAATAAATTGATACACAACTCAGCGGATAGGCGAATAGTAATTTTAAAGGAAGATATCATGGTTCAAACAAAGACGCTTTCCCACCTTTGGTTAACAAATCGCAAGAAGAAATGGTCTATTTCAGTGGATGACTGGTATGGAAACCCCAGGAGTTTAAAAACAAGTTGAAGAGCTACGAAGTTGAAAACACAAGTTGCAGCTGTTGGTATTTGGTGTTCATATTTGGTCTGTATAAATTTGTATTGGTTGTGGGCTTTAAGATGTAATTTGGCCTACTTCTTGCAGGCTTCTTTTGGCCTTTTGTAAGTCCTTCTTGGGCCCATTGGTGGTTTATTAATATTATTCtagcttttcaaaaaaataaaaataaataaaaacttatagacAACCTCGCCTTTAATTTCTTCAATGAATCACATTAATTATCTGCACAACAAAATATCAATAATGTTATGCGCCACATTGTGAATAGGTACGGAAAAATGGAAGCAGATTTATATACATAGGCGGGAAACAAAAACGAATAAGCACATAAAGACAAATAAGCAGTACAAGAAGTCCGTTGTAGGCTGCACAATATATAAATAAGATAGTTTAAACCATTCCACAACTGCAATGAATAACATTACAAAGTGAATATTAAAGGGAACATGTAGATCTATTGTTAAATGGGCACAGTTTGACTTTAGAGATCAAAATGGAGACATTAGAAAAGTCAATGTGAGATATCTGAGATAAATTCTATAGAAAAAACACATATGAAAAGGTTACGGTATGAGATTTTGCTATGACTTGACTCTTTTTCGTGAATTTTATGATCCtgaaaaagtaaagtaaaagttttTAAGATTTTTCTCTACTCGGGTTACTTAGGAAGGCGAGTAATACAATCGTGAGTTGTGTTTTTTTACTACAACACTACAACATGAGTTTATAATCCTTTTTCTTGTGAGGCTCTACAAAGTACAAAGTATGACTCCGTGTGTCTCATAGCAAAAACACCTAAGTCATGACAAGCTTGATTAACCTTTCTCCATTTCATTCCCTGTAGGTTTAGTATTGCTTAACTGACATATTAAATGTTTCCTGTCATTTTGAAATAATGAACCAAAGTCATTTGCtacaaaacagaaaaagtacacaAAGTTAGTATTACATACAGCAATGTGTAAATTATAGTGAAATAACTTGCTTACAAAACATTTTGGGGCATAAACCCACAAGTTTTACATACAAACAACTTCAAATCAAgcaatttgacaccaaaatcacttAACCCTTTAAATACATAGATTCAAGCTACGATTTTGATTAGAAATTACCTTGTTTAAGACACTGAAATCACAAAGAAACGATTGCACTAGCTTAACAAACCCAAGAACAAGAATCAATGAACAATGATTTAGAGTTTCAAAAGGGTGTGAGAGGTCCGAGagtgtttgggaattttctagaaaatgaacAAGGAAGCAGATACATAACACTAATAAGGGactaaaacccataccccataacacacaagTATTTACCAGTGATCTGATATCTTGCTTACTTAGTTAGGCGACCCtgacgaagtccaaattaaataaacaaacatgttctgtgacccttgtcacaaaatagTCTTAACCAAATAATCAAATAATCTATTCACATAATTCAAATAAAACACATAAACACAAACATATAACCTAATGGCAAAAAGATCATCTTACGTCTAGCCCATCTTTGAGTCTCTTACAATTATCTAAgtaaaaaattaaacataaaattatatatttatatactatataCTAAATCACGCAATTAATCGACAAATACTATTGGTTCTCATGGACGGCGGTATCAATGAAAACGAGTAAGTAGCCACCCGGCCCGAGATTAATTACTCGACCAATAATAAGTGTTctgtttgacttttcaaagtcttacttttaaaattttaacttcaaatatgttttatttattttatatagtaTTTGATGAAAGTTATATGAATAGATTTGGTTCTAAAATGTGTTTTATtgatataaatttcatcaaatattatataacacaaaaaaaTATTTGAAGTCAAAATTATAGAATATTCAAGAGTCAAACATGACATTTATTATGTGACAGATGGAGTATTAGATTTTATTTATTTGTAGTTTAAATTTTTAATTATGATTGCTTATTCTTTTGGGTTTTTGTAAGAACACTCATATAAAATATTGTTGACGTACATAAATAAGTTATACATACCTATAGTACTTACTTTTTTAAAATGTTATTGACGTACATAAATGATTTATACataacgattattattattatttatctttatttCAAAATAGtaacctttcaaaaaaaaaaaatagatagaaTTAGAATATGAAAATATGTGTCAGCcgttcggaaaaaaaaaaaaaaaaaattgaaaatatgTGGTTAGGGCCGACCTTAGGGCCAGGGCGTGGAGCATGGACGGGTGAACATTGTTTAACGGGCCATAAAATGTTGATATGGTGTCTATTTATTCTTTATTTAGTTAATATAATTTTCTTTATTTAAGAAAAATAGTGGTAAAAAAAAGCAAGTCAAACCTGTGTATAAATATTTTCCGTATTCCGTAGTAAAACTTTATTCTTGAGCAGACATCAACACATTATCGGAGTTGTATACCTCCTTCACAACTATACTCGAATCTTCAACTTACAATCTATATTCAATTTTGCAATGGAAGACGATCAAAACGACAAGACGAATCTAGAAACACTACGAGCAGATCGATCCGTATGGCTTATGAAGTGCCCCGTAGTTGTTGCTAAATCATGGCAATCAATTCCCCCTGATTCTCAACAAAATCTATCTAAAGTTGTTGTTTCTCTCGATCCTCTTAATCCTCAAGATCCTTCTTCTCTTCAGGTATATTTGTAGATTGATTTAGTTGCCGATTTGATGTTATCACTATTGATTGATTGCTAATTTAGGGTTTATGTATGGTTGTAATGACTAGTAAATTTGAAATTAGATGTTTAATTTTATAATTTAGGATTTATTATGTATAGATTATGAATAGTTGAAGTTTTGGAACCCTAGTTTTGTGTATTGCTTATTTACTTACCTATTTGGAAATTGTAAGCTACCTTCTCAGTATAAGTTGGACTGAATCAATTTGTATCCTGCTAAACTTGTTCTTAAACCTGAAGTATATGTTTTGAGGATTTTTTTTCCTTCACAATTTTAGGGTGCAAATGAGAGCATTCTATGCCTCTCAagtcgttcaaaaaaaaaaaaaaaaatagaagccTTATTTCAGTATTGTAgtagtaatttatatttatatttatatttatatatttatatatattgttattaaaaCATGTATTATTGTGTTTATACCTTTTATACTCTAGCAATTATGAACAACTTTTTTCAGCCTTTGTCTTCAATATAGACTAATTCTATTATTCTGGTAGCAAGGAGTAAGGACTACAGTAGTAGCAAAGAGGGTTATGGATCTTGGTGTTACTGTTTGTAGGAACTGATTTGTTATCTAGTGAAATTTTGGCCGTTGTTATAAATATACTTCTATATTCGTGGTTTGTTAAAGTATTAATGACTTGTTATTATTACAACAATCAGTTTTCAATGGAGATGGCTGGCAGTGAGATGATCCCGAATATGCCAAAGAGCTACTCGTTAAATATGTTTAAGGATTTTGTTCCTATGACCATTTTCTCTGAATCAAGCCAAGGTAAGGAGGGTTTTGTCTCTCTTTTAATTTATACTCAATTTCACATGCTTTATCTTGCGGGAACATTAGCTGCTCGTGAATATATTGAAATTAAATGTTATCGGAACTTATGTTTTATTTAACATAAAGACTCTTGTAAAATAGGAATAACCAGTTACTTTAAGATCATTTTTAACGTGTTATATGGTTGTGCAACACTCATTTTATGAAATTAGGACAAATCAGTTAACATATATGTCATAATTGGCACCACCAAATCTCTTGTATTCATATTCACTAGTGCATTTGTGAGTGTATTTTAGGGAAGGTTGCTATGGAAGGAAAAGTTGAACATAAGTTTGACATGAAACCACATAATAAGAACATGGAGGAGTATAGAAAGATGTGTCGGGAGCGTACAAATAAATCAATGGTTAAGAATAGACAGATACAGGTATAATTCATCCTTTCTTATATCATTCATCTAGCAATTTTTAGCTATTGTATATAATTCCGGTGGAACATGgtgttttttttattatatttttccaACAGGTGATTGACAATGACAGAGGTATGCATATGAGGCCCATGCCTGGAATGATCGGCTTGATTCCATCCAATTCAAAGGTAATCATATTCCCGATGTATTGACATAGTAGCCTGCATATTGTTAGTACTAAATAATAAGAATTGACCTGAAACACTTGTTctaaagtattattttttttttaataatatgttGTAGTAGTCAtagtatttatataatatttttgtGCTTTGAATAAAATGTTTTAGAAGGCTTAATGCATTAAAATTACACTTTGGACGATTTTAGACTTGTTTAACCCATCTGATCTGTTCTTGTCTAATGTAATATGCTTGATATTACCATCTGAGTTGGCGGAGATAAGACACAACCCGAATCGACCCATTCAGAAGTAAATGGTTTGAAAATGCTATCTCTAGTTCTCTACATGGATTACTTCTGTGAATTGTATGGTTGTATGAATGGAAATAGGAATTTGTTGTTCTTCTTTCACTTTTTATATTTTCTACCAAGTCACTGAATGGGTCGATACGGGCTATATTTTGTCTCTTACGGGTAACAATATGGCTAAAGTTGTTCAAACATCTCCCAGAGTGTAGTCCGAAATCTGAATGTTTTAAACCTTCTAAACCATCTTACTCAAAAATAAGATCATTGTCAGACACACTAGTACGTAATTATATTCCAACCTTCGCACTCtagtttaaaatatttattattattatttttttcattatgcAATATATGCATCTTTGTACATGTGCAGGAAAAGAAGAAAGCTGCTGTTCCGGTGAAGCAACCGGAGGTTAAGCGAACGAGGAGGGATCGTGGAGAACTGGAAGATATCATGTTCAAGCTTTTCGAGAGACAACCTAATTGGGCTTTAAAGCAGTTAGTTCTAGAGACAGACCAGCCCGCGGTATGTACTTTCTTTTTGCAGTGTTGCAGAACTCAAAATTACTCGGCGAGTACTCGGATTTTGCAGTTGGGGgagtactcggtcaaacttggtcaaaactcGGGATTATTTGGAAACTCGGTCAAAATAAGTCAAAGTCAAACTTGTTCAACATCCTAGTATTCCTGAGTTGCCGAGTACTTCCCAAAAAGTCCGGACTGAGTACTCCCCGAGTAGTGATTTTTGTAACTTTGTTTATTTGACAGTTTTAGGCTCTTATGATACGAGTTTTTACTGTTTTGCATTGCAGCAATTCTTGAAAGAGATACTGAACGACCTTTGCGTCTACAATAAACGTGGGTCCAATCAAGGAACATATGAGCTGAAGCCAGAGTATAAGAAATCTGTAGAGGATACAGGTGCTGAATAGTTATTGATCTATTGATGAATGAATGAGCGAAGGGACATGTTTACTAACCTACATCAAAATTCTAACAAATACTCTAAAGCTTGCAAGACATGAAAGAGCCGTATTATCGCTATAGATACTATTTTAAGTGGATTTATGGACATATCATAGTTTTATGTTTTAAACGTGACTTTGACTTATGTTGACATTGTATGGGCATGAGTAATGGCCTAATGGGTCTTCCTGTGTTTGACTTAATGCAAATATTTGATTTCCGATAACCATCCTTCAACTCTATTTCAGTAGATTTCTGTTGGCCAAATAGATTTGAACCCTGTAGAGTAATTTGAAGTATGAAGATGAAACTTTGAGATTAGAAACTACTACGAACTAGATATAACTTGGCATTTTTGCTTGATTACCTTTGAGAATCAACCCAAAACCTGTCCGGACATGCCAGGTATAAGCACAGATAAATGGATATTTAAGCTCGGGTAGGGGAGGATTTGTTGTTGTGTTGTGACTTGTGAGGATATTAAGACCCCAACTGTTACATTATCCTAAAATGGTTCCGACTTATCGTGTATGTTACTGAAATTATCAATCACTTAAAGTACCAATAATACCATTATGCTATCCAAAGGTGAGTTTTGATAAGATACAGTCTCAGATATCCAATAATCAGTTCTAATGCTTACAACTTCGTTTAAAATTTCATTACATTGAATCTTAATTGAATGATTCAGTATTTAATACATAATCATTTAATGTTCATCACGTTCGTTTGTCGTGTCTGAATTACAATAATATATTGAACCATTCAACAATTTGTGTGTTGAACCATTCATATAGTTCATTTAGAATAATTATTAAACAACTTGTGTCATGTTTGATTTGGACTTCATGTGCTTAATAGTTAATAGAATGAAAATAAATATGCAAAGTAATAAATGAGTGCTATTTTAACTTGTTGAATTCGGCGCTCCATAATACAAAAAATTCAACTAACTATGAAACTACATTTTAGTTCGAACTTTTTAGAATTTATCAGTAACTGCTTTTATAACTACCTCTATGGTTAatttcataattttatttattcaGATGATTATTCAGTATATAAAACaacaataaatttttttttatatatttaaaacgtattctcCGCTTACAACATGATTTgatagaaaagaaaagaaaaaaaaaaaaaaaacaaacaaaatttTTGTCGTTGGGAATCAAGTTAAATCAAAACATTTCATTTATTAAACAATCTTCCTGTTTTATCTAACGCACTAAGTCATATTTAATGTACAGTTTGAAATATGTTCTTTTGGCAATAATTATTAACAGTATGAACATCCAGACACGTTTATACGAATTAAGAAATGAATGTATGCAAAGCTTTGAGCATATATAAACTAAGTATGCAACTCGTTAGCAAGCTGCAAATACGCAATAAAACCATTATGTTTTCAAACATTACGACTTTCTCATGTATTTACGCTGATTACAGCTAtaatcacacacatacatattacccTTGATGTCGACCCTTGTACCTTCGAGATACCCACAAGTAAACAAACAAGTTAATAAAACTTATCCCCGCCATTATCGAATAATAATAATCGAGTTTACTCTCGTTAAGATCATCCCTTAACCATCCACCTTCTCCTGTACCCGTTGCACGCTCGATAATCTTTACGAGCGCACTATTCACCCAACTCCCGATCCCAATCTCGCTCAAAAACAACGCCCCGCAAACACTTTTCATACCGTCTGTTGCTTCGTCATAAAAAAACTCCAGTTGTCCAACATAGGTGAACGACTCGGCCCCACCCAAGATGAAAAACTGTGGGACCAACCAAAACACGGATAATTTCGATGGGTTAGAGTGGGTCCTGCGCATGTGCTCAACTACTGCAGCAACCGCAAGGGCAAAAATGGAAATGAACAACCCGAATCCCATTCTTTGTAGAGATGTAAGGCCACGGTGGTGGTTTGTTTTCTTTTGAATGAAAGGGACTACGAGCCGTTCGTAGATTGGGACGGTGATAAAAGCGTTTACAACTGCGAAGACTTGCATTGAGCCCGGTGGGATGAGGAAGTTTGGTCCCAGGTGGCGGTCCAAGATTTTGGATTGGGCTAAGAAGAAAGTTGATTGTTGGGCTAAGGAGAGGGAAAGGGCAATGGTGGAGGCCCACACAGGGAAAACTCGTAAGAAGGTTTTCAATTCTTCGACTTGTGTCACAGTGCTAAGTTTCCAACGATCGTTTACGTCAGTTAACTCGGGGTCTTCCATTACTGCTGCTTTGTCCAGGAACCTGATCAATCAAAAAAAGCATTAGTGGGAAATTCAACCCAAACTTACACTTTCCGACCCGCCCATCCTGACATCTCCAACTACAATTTAACTGAGCTTTTAGGAAAATATACTAACCTGTATTGGGGAGTATGAGACAACTTTCTTGCACCCACAATATCAGATTCTTCAGTAGCCACCTCATACAGCTTAACTTCAGGACTCACTTGTACACCTTTAAAATGATTTCTAACAGAAACAAACACAACCTGAATAAACCTTGTAAAAACGCTCCCCATCGGCTTCTTATACCGATACCTTGGAAACCCGGCTGCTAAAATCACGACCGATGCAAACATGATCACAGTCGGAAGCCCGAAACCCCAGGCGTACCCTTTTTCCTGTTCTATATACACCATAACCGTCAACCCTAATAAAGCCCCAACTTTAATTGATAAGAAAAAAAAGTTGAAAAAAGTGTATTTGTACGATAGTTCCTTCTCGTCGTTTTCATCATGTTGGTCAGCACCGAACGATGGGACATTGGGTTTGACCCCACCTGTACCAAGGGCTACTAGAGCTAGGGCTGAGTAGAGGAAAGCGGATTGGCCCGGGGTTGCTGACTTGCAGTTTGAATTTTCGGTACAAGTAGGTGGGCGTAAGCTGTTGACTGATGCCGAAATGGTCAACATTATCATCCCCTGATCATTATAATAAGATTATAAACTGTTATGGGGCAAAATTTATATGAAATGGAACACATTTAGTTCTATGTTATGATGAAGTTATTCTGTTGTATATGTGAAGACTTAAGGGGGTGAAGATGAAACTGAGCCCACTGTATGCACCGGAAGCAACTGAAGGTGGCAATTTTAACTAATTTAGTAATTTACATATTAACTGATCAATTATGGGAGTCTAATCTCAAACGGGTTAAAACTACTGTGATAATCATATTGTGTCGATTAACATTTAATGATTTATGATGCATAAAACTGCAATAATCATATTGTGTTTTATCACCCACTTACATTTACATTTTTTCAAACTCTAAGGGCGGATCTATATTGTATCCGGTGCTAGCACAAGATACCACTGAAAAACGCAATGCAGTGGAAATTTTTTGGGGCTTTTAACGGGTGATACCACTAGATAGTGTAATTTTTTTTGTGTGACATCATTAGATAATGTAAATTTTTTTGAACTTTTAACTATTGACACTAGTGAAATTTAGATCTGCTAGCTAGCAgactacaaaataaaataaaagtgtatatatacatTTGGCAAGTGTTTAGGTATTAGTGACAAAAATATTTTTGAACCAACACAACAATATTTGATGTTGATGGTTTCATGTTAACAAAATTTAAGTATGTTTTCACTTTGTATACGCAAAAAAGGAAAGAAAATAATATCATTGTCAAACAAAGTAAAGGAACAAAAAAAAAGTTTTACCTGCAAACTTCATGCAGGGACCACTGAAATACGGTCCacaattatttattataattattttattttattaccaGACTAAAAGTAAAATTTCTACCTAAAACTATTCAACAGGTATCTTATTCCTAAAACAACCTAAAGAGACACGCAACAAAGATAACAGTTGTGTGATCTACCATAAACTATGATGTTGTATTAAAGAAatgataatgacatttctatttctAGTAACTATCATTATAAACGAATTTCATCAATAATATGAGTGTCTTTAATGTTAGTTATATTTTGGTTAGAAGGAAAAATGGAGTTTTGTCCCACATTGGTAGAAGGGTGAAGTTGGAGGTGAACTCCTTGGCTATAAAAGGAGGTCATGGgattacttccaaattgcaccaatcaatacattttaagtatttgattatttcttcctttcttacccttgtttgagagttataTTAGTTAAattttttggagagtgtagttggcttaagagagtcgtctatatcactgtaacaatttgtgatatagtgtatttctctctttcggggccggtggtttttctcctgttttggaatttccacgttaaatcttgtgttgtgtattgttcttatttctttactgtttttcatttggcgtttgttgggaattagtgaggccgtaatttcccaacaactggtatcagagcgtcaggtttgacgggggtctcggttataggagtcggagtatgctctgtggttgccacgggagtggatcgtccacatcagaaacgagttctattgatagtatagggtatctggttagacaatattttttctgattcgtagtaatagttggatttgtgagTGGCGAGTTgtagatttccgatttaaagggtcctggctacctgctacatcttttggctattcgaaacgtgagcaaaatcagagaaagtgttgtttataggatacggatacgatgtcgaagttcagtccaatgaggtttgatgtagagaaatttgatgggatgatcaattttggcttatagcatgttcaagtcaaggatgtgttgattcagtccgggttacacaaggcattgaaaggtaaactcACCTTTGTTCCcgacagtgattctagcagtaagttcgatgaagaagaatgtgatgatatggatttgagggcagcaagtgcgattcgtttgtgtcttgcaaagaacgtgcttgcaaatgtgcacgggttatcaacgacaaaggagctttgggttaaactagagcagttgtaccagggcaagggcatctcaaatcggttgtgtcttaaagaacagttccatactttgcgtatggatgggggttcaaagatttcagatcatctgagtattcttaatggtattgttttggaactgaggctattggagttaaaatggaagatgaagataaagctttgaggctaatattatctttgtcatcgtcctatgagcacatgaaacctattttgatgtatggaaaagaaactctgaagtttgaagacgttactagcaagctcctatccgaggagaaaagactggaaggtaacggggtctcgtcatcaggagatacgatagtgttgtgttcggataggcgaaagagaaactctgggaagaatctggtatgctggaggtgcgggaagactggg
This genomic window from Rutidosis leptorrhynchoides isolate AG116_Rl617_1_P2 chromosome 2, CSIRO_AGI_Rlap_v1, whole genome shotgun sequence contains:
- the LOC139893913 gene encoding transcription initiation factor IIF subunit beta-like: MEDDQNDKTNLETLRADRSVWLMKCPVVVAKSWQSIPPDSQQNLSKVVVSLDPLNPQDPSSLQFSMEMAGSEMIPNMPKSYSLNMFKDFVPMTIFSESSQGKVAMEGKVEHKFDMKPHNKNMEEYRKMCRERTNKSMVKNRQIQVIDNDRGMHMRPMPGMIGLIPSNSKEKKKAAVPVKQPEVKRTRRDRGELEDIMFKLFERQPNWALKQLVLETDQPAQFLKEILNDLCVYNKRGSNQGTYELKPEYKKSVEDTGAE
- the LOC139894649 gene encoding protein NRT1/ PTR FAMILY 8.2-like isoform X2; the encoded protein is MDLVTNGSVDFRGRVANKRITGGWKASPFIIANEAAERLSAFTVSASLVLYLTKEMKESLPDAATHVSDWVGATYLLMLLGAFLADAYLGRYLTVLLSSAVYLVGMIMLTISASVNSLRPPTCTENSNCKSATPGQSAFLYSALALVALGTGGVKPNVPSFGADQHDENDEKELSYKYTFFNFFFLSIKVGALLGLTVMVYIEQEKGYAWGFGLPTVIMFASVVILAAGFPRYRYKKPMGSVFTRFIQVVFVSVRNHFKGVQVSPEVKLYEVATEESDIVGARKLSHTPQYRFLDKAAVMEDPELTDVNDRWKLSTVTQVEELKTFLRVFPVWASTIALSLSLAQQSTFFLAQSKILDRHLGPNFLIPPGSMQVFAVVNAFITVPIYERLVVPFIQKKTNHHRGLTSLQRMGFGLFISIFALAVAAVVEHMRRTHSNPSKLSVFWLVPQFFILGGAESFTYVGQLEFFYDEATDGMKSVCGALFLSEIGIGSWVNSALVKIIERATGTGEGGWLRDDLNESKLDYYYSIMAGISFINLFVYLWVSRRYKGRHQG
- the LOC139894649 gene encoding protein NRT1/ PTR FAMILY 8.2-like isoform X1, giving the protein MSYQLLTSNDPTAVSNSVTNFPASTSSSMDLVTNGSVDFRGRVANKRITGGWKASPFIIANEAAERLSAFTVSASLVLYLTKEMKESLPDAATHVSDWVGATYLLMLLGAFLADAYLGRYLTVLLSSAVYLVGMIMLTISASVNSLRPPTCTENSNCKSATPGQSAFLYSALALVALGTGGVKPNVPSFGADQHDENDEKELSYKYTFFNFFFLSIKVGALLGLTVMVYIEQEKGYAWGFGLPTVIMFASVVILAAGFPRYRYKKPMGSVFTRFIQVVFVSVRNHFKGVQVSPEVKLYEVATEESDIVGARKLSHTPQYRFLDKAAVMEDPELTDVNDRWKLSTVTQVEELKTFLRVFPVWASTIALSLSLAQQSTFFLAQSKILDRHLGPNFLIPPGSMQVFAVVNAFITVPIYERLVVPFIQKKTNHHRGLTSLQRMGFGLFISIFALAVAAVVEHMRRTHSNPSKLSVFWLVPQFFILGGAESFTYVGQLEFFYDEATDGMKSVCGALFLSEIGIGSWVNSALVKIIERATGTGEGGWLRDDLNESKLDYYYSIMAGISFINLFVYLWVSRRYKGRHQG